From a single Ailuropoda melanoleuca isolate Jingjing chromosome 12, ASM200744v2, whole genome shotgun sequence genomic region:
- the STX2 gene encoding syntaxin-2 isoform X3, with protein MRKGSSLRNGCRKNDDGDTSVVVEKDHFMDDFFHQVEEIRNGTAQIAQHVEEIKKNHSIVLSAPNPEGKIKEELEDLNKEIKKTANKIRAKLKSIEQSFDQDESGNRTSVDLRIRRTQHSVLSRKFVEVMTEYNEAQTLFRERSKGRIQRQLEITGRTTTDDELEEMLESGSPSVFTADIISDSQITRQALNEIESRHKDIMKLETSIRELHEMFTDMAMFVETQGEMINNIEKNVMNATEYVEHAKEETKRAIRYHSRARRKKWIIVAVSVALVAVIVLIIGLSVGK; from the exons ATGAGAAAGGGGAGCTCACTCAGGAACGGG tgTAGAAAAAATGACGATGGGGACACAAGTGTTGTTGTTGAAAAGGACCATTTCATGGATGATTTCTTCCATCAG GTGGAGGAGATCAGGAACGGTACAGCTCAGATAGCGCAACatgttgaagaaataaagaagaaccACAGCATCGTTCTTTCCGCACCAAACCCAGAAGGAA aaattaaagaagagcttGAAGATCTgaacaaagaaatcaagaaaactgCTAACAAAATCCGAGCCAAGTTAAAGT CTATTGAGCAAAGTTTTGACCAGGATGAGAGTGGGAACCGGACTTCGGTGGATCTTCGCATCCGGAGAACCCAG CATTCCGTACTATCTCGGAAATTTGTGGAAGTTATGACAGAATATAATGAGGCCCAGACCCTGTTCCGGGAGCGGAGTAAAGGACGGATACAGCGTCAGCTAGAAATAA CTGGAAGAACCACGACGGACGATGAGCTGGAGGAGATGCTGGAGAGCGGGAGCCCTTCTGTCTTCACGGCAGAC attatATCAGATTCACAAATTACTAGACAAGCTCTCAATGAAATTGAGTCTCGTCACAAGGACATCATGAAGCTGGAGACCAGCATCCGGGAGCTGCATGAGATGTTCACGGACATGGCCATGTTCGTGGAGACCCAG ggtgAAATGATCAACAACATAGAAAAAAACGTGATGAACGCCACAGAGTACGTGGAGCACGCTAAAGAAGAGACGAAGAGAGCCATTAGATAccacagcagagccaggagg AAAAAGTGGATAATTGTAGCTGTGTCAGTGGCTCTGGTTGCCGTAATTGTTCTAATTATTGGTTTATCAGTTGGCAAGTGA
- the STX2 gene encoding syntaxin-2 isoform X6, translated as MRKGSSLRNGCRKNDDGDTSVVVEKDHFMDDFFHQVEEIRNGTAQIAQHVEEIKKNHSIVLSAPNPEGKIKEELEDLNKEIKKTANKIRAKLKSIEQSFDQDESGNRTSVDLRIRRTQHSVLSRKFVEVMTEYNEAQTLFRERSKGRIQRQLEITGRTTTDDELEEMLESGSPSVFTADIISDSQITRQALNEIESRHKDIMKLETSIRELHEMFTDMAMFVETQGEMINNIEKNVMNATEYVEHAKEETKRAIRYHSRARRPRSSFVKEL; from the exons ATGAGAAAGGGGAGCTCACTCAGGAACGGG tgTAGAAAAAATGACGATGGGGACACAAGTGTTGTTGTTGAAAAGGACCATTTCATGGATGATTTCTTCCATCAG GTGGAGGAGATCAGGAACGGTACAGCTCAGATAGCGCAACatgttgaagaaataaagaagaaccACAGCATCGTTCTTTCCGCACCAAACCCAGAAGGAA aaattaaagaagagcttGAAGATCTgaacaaagaaatcaagaaaactgCTAACAAAATCCGAGCCAAGTTAAAGT CTATTGAGCAAAGTTTTGACCAGGATGAGAGTGGGAACCGGACTTCGGTGGATCTTCGCATCCGGAGAACCCAG CATTCCGTACTATCTCGGAAATTTGTGGAAGTTATGACAGAATATAATGAGGCCCAGACCCTGTTCCGGGAGCGGAGTAAAGGACGGATACAGCGTCAGCTAGAAATAA CTGGAAGAACCACGACGGACGATGAGCTGGAGGAGATGCTGGAGAGCGGGAGCCCTTCTGTCTTCACGGCAGAC attatATCAGATTCACAAATTACTAGACAAGCTCTCAATGAAATTGAGTCTCGTCACAAGGACATCATGAAGCTGGAGACCAGCATCCGGGAGCTGCATGAGATGTTCACGGACATGGCCATGTTCGTGGAGACCCAG ggtgAAATGATCAACAACATAGAAAAAAACGTGATGAACGCCACAGAGTACGTGGAGCACGCTAAAGAAGAGACGAAGAGAGCCATTAGATAccacagcagagccaggagg CCACGTTCCAGCTTCGTGAAGGAGTTGTGA
- the STX2 gene encoding syntaxin-2 isoform X4, with protein MRKGSSLRNGCRKNDDGDTSVVVEKDHFMDDFFHQVEEIRNGTAQIAQHVEEIKKNHSIVLSAPNPEGKIKEELEDLNKEIKKTANKIRAKLKSIEQSFDQDESGNRTSVDLRIRRTQHSVLSRKFVEVMTEYNEAQTLFRERSKGRIQRQLEITGRTTTDDELEEMLESGSPSVFTADIISDSQITRQALNEIESRHKDIMKLETSIRELHEMFTDMAMFVETQGEMINNIEKNVMNATEYVEHAKEETKRAIRYHSRARRKMMFIIICVTVLLVILGIVLATTLS; from the exons ATGAGAAAGGGGAGCTCACTCAGGAACGGG tgTAGAAAAAATGACGATGGGGACACAAGTGTTGTTGTTGAAAAGGACCATTTCATGGATGATTTCTTCCATCAG GTGGAGGAGATCAGGAACGGTACAGCTCAGATAGCGCAACatgttgaagaaataaagaagaaccACAGCATCGTTCTTTCCGCACCAAACCCAGAAGGAA aaattaaagaagagcttGAAGATCTgaacaaagaaatcaagaaaactgCTAACAAAATCCGAGCCAAGTTAAAGT CTATTGAGCAAAGTTTTGACCAGGATGAGAGTGGGAACCGGACTTCGGTGGATCTTCGCATCCGGAGAACCCAG CATTCCGTACTATCTCGGAAATTTGTGGAAGTTATGACAGAATATAATGAGGCCCAGACCCTGTTCCGGGAGCGGAGTAAAGGACGGATACAGCGTCAGCTAGAAATAA CTGGAAGAACCACGACGGACGATGAGCTGGAGGAGATGCTGGAGAGCGGGAGCCCTTCTGTCTTCACGGCAGAC attatATCAGATTCACAAATTACTAGACAAGCTCTCAATGAAATTGAGTCTCGTCACAAGGACATCATGAAGCTGGAGACCAGCATCCGGGAGCTGCATGAGATGTTCACGGACATGGCCATGTTCGTGGAGACCCAG ggtgAAATGATCAACAACATAGAAAAAAACGTGATGAACGCCACAGAGTACGTGGAGCACGCTAAAGAAGAGACGAAGAGAGCCATTAGATAccacagcagagccaggagg AAAATGATGTTCATTATTATTTGTGTAACTGTTTTGCTTGTGATCCTTGGAATTGTCCTAGCAACAACATTGTCATAG
- the STX2 gene encoding syntaxin-2 isoform X5 → MRKGSSLRNGCRKNDDGDTSVVVEKDHFMDDFFHQVEEIRNGTAQIAQHVEEIKKNHSIVLSAPNPEGKIKEELEDLNKEIKKTANKIRAKLKSIEQSFDQDESGNRTSVDLRIRRTQHSVLSRKFVEVMTEYNEAQTLFRERSKGRIQRQLEITGRTTTDDELEEMLESGSPSVFTADIISDSQITRQALNEIESRHKDIMKLETSIRELHEMFTDMAMFVETQSCASNRTQTVYRTASELSLRTWEVMVRPFPLLLSWLQVLSAVDGLPG, encoded by the exons ATGAGAAAGGGGAGCTCACTCAGGAACGGG tgTAGAAAAAATGACGATGGGGACACAAGTGTTGTTGTTGAAAAGGACCATTTCATGGATGATTTCTTCCATCAG GTGGAGGAGATCAGGAACGGTACAGCTCAGATAGCGCAACatgttgaagaaataaagaagaaccACAGCATCGTTCTTTCCGCACCAAACCCAGAAGGAA aaattaaagaagagcttGAAGATCTgaacaaagaaatcaagaaaactgCTAACAAAATCCGAGCCAAGTTAAAGT CTATTGAGCAAAGTTTTGACCAGGATGAGAGTGGGAACCGGACTTCGGTGGATCTTCGCATCCGGAGAACCCAG CATTCCGTACTATCTCGGAAATTTGTGGAAGTTATGACAGAATATAATGAGGCCCAGACCCTGTTCCGGGAGCGGAGTAAAGGACGGATACAGCGTCAGCTAGAAATAA CTGGAAGAACCACGACGGACGATGAGCTGGAGGAGATGCTGGAGAGCGGGAGCCCTTCTGTCTTCACGGCAGAC attatATCAGATTCACAAATTACTAGACAAGCTCTCAATGAAATTGAGTCTCGTCACAAGGACATCATGAAGCTGGAGACCAGCATCCGGGAGCTGCATGAGATGTTCACGGACATGGCCATGTTCGTGGAGACCCAG AGCTGTGCTAGTAATCGAACTCAGACTGTGTATAGAACTGCTAGCGAGCTGAGTTTGCGAACGTGGGAGGTAATGGTGCGTCCTTTCCCACTGCTGCTGTCATGGCTGCAGGTTCTGTCTGCCGTGGACGGACTGCCAG ggtgA
- the STX2 gene encoding syntaxin-2 isoform X1: MRKGSSLRNGCRKNDDGDTSVVVEKDHFMDDFFHQVEEIRNGTAQIAQHVEEIKKNHSIVLSAPNPEGKIKEELEDLNKEIKKTANKIRAKLKSIEQSFDQDESGNRTSVDLRIRRTQHSVLSRKFVEVMTEYNEAQTLFRERSKGRIQRQLEITGRTTTDDELEEMLESGSPSVFTADIISDSQITRQALNEIESRHKDIMKLETSIRELHEMFTDMAMFVETQGEMINNIEKNVMNATEYVEHAKEETKRAIRYHSRARRQQHCHSNHILRATLLGVRPHLQQVHGLPLHD, translated from the exons ATGAGAAAGGGGAGCTCACTCAGGAACGGG tgTAGAAAAAATGACGATGGGGACACAAGTGTTGTTGTTGAAAAGGACCATTTCATGGATGATTTCTTCCATCAG GTGGAGGAGATCAGGAACGGTACAGCTCAGATAGCGCAACatgttgaagaaataaagaagaaccACAGCATCGTTCTTTCCGCACCAAACCCAGAAGGAA aaattaaagaagagcttGAAGATCTgaacaaagaaatcaagaaaactgCTAACAAAATCCGAGCCAAGTTAAAGT CTATTGAGCAAAGTTTTGACCAGGATGAGAGTGGGAACCGGACTTCGGTGGATCTTCGCATCCGGAGAACCCAG CATTCCGTACTATCTCGGAAATTTGTGGAAGTTATGACAGAATATAATGAGGCCCAGACCCTGTTCCGGGAGCGGAGTAAAGGACGGATACAGCGTCAGCTAGAAATAA CTGGAAGAACCACGACGGACGATGAGCTGGAGGAGATGCTGGAGAGCGGGAGCCCTTCTGTCTTCACGGCAGAC attatATCAGATTCACAAATTACTAGACAAGCTCTCAATGAAATTGAGTCTCGTCACAAGGACATCATGAAGCTGGAGACCAGCATCCGGGAGCTGCATGAGATGTTCACGGACATGGCCATGTTCGTGGAGACCCAG ggtgAAATGATCAACAACATAGAAAAAAACGTGATGAACGCCACAGAGTACGTGGAGCACGCTAAAGAAGAGACGAAGAGAGCCATTAGATAccacagcagagccaggagg CAACAACATTGTCATAGCAACCATATCCTGAGAGCCACTCTCCTTGGAGTCAGACCACACCTGCAGCAAGTCCACGGCCTCCCGTTACATGACTGA
- the STX2 gene encoding syntaxin-2 isoform X2, with translation MWRDRPYCRKNDDGDTSVVVEKDHFMDDFFHQVEEIRNGTAQIAQHVEEIKKNHSIVLSAPNPEGKIKEELEDLNKEIKKTANKIRAKLKSIEQSFDQDESGNRTSVDLRIRRTQHSVLSRKFVEVMTEYNEAQTLFRERSKGRIQRQLEITGRTTTDDELEEMLESGSPSVFTADIISDSQITRQALNEIESRHKDIMKLETSIRELHEMFTDMAMFVETQGEMINNIEKNVMNATEYVEHAKEETKRAIRYHSRARRQQHCHSNHILRATLLGVRPHLQQVHGLPLHD, from the exons ATGTGGAGAGACAGACCTTAC tgTAGAAAAAATGACGATGGGGACACAAGTGTTGTTGTTGAAAAGGACCATTTCATGGATGATTTCTTCCATCAG GTGGAGGAGATCAGGAACGGTACAGCTCAGATAGCGCAACatgttgaagaaataaagaagaaccACAGCATCGTTCTTTCCGCACCAAACCCAGAAGGAA aaattaaagaagagcttGAAGATCTgaacaaagaaatcaagaaaactgCTAACAAAATCCGAGCCAAGTTAAAGT CTATTGAGCAAAGTTTTGACCAGGATGAGAGTGGGAACCGGACTTCGGTGGATCTTCGCATCCGGAGAACCCAG CATTCCGTACTATCTCGGAAATTTGTGGAAGTTATGACAGAATATAATGAGGCCCAGACCCTGTTCCGGGAGCGGAGTAAAGGACGGATACAGCGTCAGCTAGAAATAA CTGGAAGAACCACGACGGACGATGAGCTGGAGGAGATGCTGGAGAGCGGGAGCCCTTCTGTCTTCACGGCAGAC attatATCAGATTCACAAATTACTAGACAAGCTCTCAATGAAATTGAGTCTCGTCACAAGGACATCATGAAGCTGGAGACCAGCATCCGGGAGCTGCATGAGATGTTCACGGACATGGCCATGTTCGTGGAGACCCAG ggtgAAATGATCAACAACATAGAAAAAAACGTGATGAACGCCACAGAGTACGTGGAGCACGCTAAAGAAGAGACGAAGAGAGCCATTAGATAccacagcagagccaggagg CAACAACATTGTCATAGCAACCATATCCTGAGAGCCACTCTCCTTGGAGTCAGACCACACCTGCAGCAAGTCCACGGCCTCCCGTTACATGACTGA
- the STX2 gene encoding syntaxin-2 isoform X7, whose product MDDFFHQVEEIRNGTAQIAQHVEEIKKNHSIVLSAPNPEGKIKEELEDLNKEIKKTANKIRAKLKSIEQSFDQDESGNRTSVDLRIRRTQHSVLSRKFVEVMTEYNEAQTLFRERSKGRIQRQLEITGRTTTDDELEEMLESGSPSVFTADIISDSQITRQALNEIESRHKDIMKLETSIRELHEMFTDMAMFVETQGEMINNIEKNVMNATEYVEHAKEETKRAIRYHSRARRQQHCHSNHILRATLLGVRPHLQQVHGLPLHD is encoded by the exons ATGGATGATTTCTTCCATCAG GTGGAGGAGATCAGGAACGGTACAGCTCAGATAGCGCAACatgttgaagaaataaagaagaaccACAGCATCGTTCTTTCCGCACCAAACCCAGAAGGAA aaattaaagaagagcttGAAGATCTgaacaaagaaatcaagaaaactgCTAACAAAATCCGAGCCAAGTTAAAGT CTATTGAGCAAAGTTTTGACCAGGATGAGAGTGGGAACCGGACTTCGGTGGATCTTCGCATCCGGAGAACCCAG CATTCCGTACTATCTCGGAAATTTGTGGAAGTTATGACAGAATATAATGAGGCCCAGACCCTGTTCCGGGAGCGGAGTAAAGGACGGATACAGCGTCAGCTAGAAATAA CTGGAAGAACCACGACGGACGATGAGCTGGAGGAGATGCTGGAGAGCGGGAGCCCTTCTGTCTTCACGGCAGAC attatATCAGATTCACAAATTACTAGACAAGCTCTCAATGAAATTGAGTCTCGTCACAAGGACATCATGAAGCTGGAGACCAGCATCCGGGAGCTGCATGAGATGTTCACGGACATGGCCATGTTCGTGGAGACCCAG ggtgAAATGATCAACAACATAGAAAAAAACGTGATGAACGCCACAGAGTACGTGGAGCACGCTAAAGAAGAGACGAAGAGAGCCATTAGATAccacagcagagccaggagg CAACAACATTGTCATAGCAACCATATCCTGAGAGCCACTCTCCTTGGAGTCAGACCACACCTGCAGCAAGTCCACGGCCTCCCGTTACATGACTGA